CGCGACCGACATCGTCGATTCCGGGATCGACCTGCCCGGGTATTCCTATCGGCAGGCGGCGCGCCGGATGCCGATCGGGATGATCAGCGCCGAACGGGCCGCGCGGCACATCCTGCGCGGCATGCGCAAGAACAAACCCTACATCGTGTTCCCGCACTACAACAGGGCGGTGATCGCCGCGCACCGGTGGTGTCCGGGTCTGATGAGCCGTTTCCGGGGGCGCGGATGATCGCCTGCGGTCCGATCTTCCAACTGTGCTGGGTGGTAGCCGATCTGGCCGCGGCCTGCCAGGCGTTCACCACCCGGTACGGGGTGGGCGAGTGGTTCACCATCCCGGAGGTCCACTTCGGTCCCGACGCCGCCGAACTGCGCGGCGCCCCGGCGGAGTACACCATCGCCGTGGCGCTCGGCTATGCCGGTGGCCAGCAGTTGGAGCTGATCGAGCCGCGCGGCGGAGTGAGCCTGTATGCCGAGCATCTGGACCGTCTCGGTCCAGGGCTGCATCACGCCGCCTGGGTGCCCGATGACTACGACGCCGCGCTCGCGGAGGCCGCGGCGGCGGGGATCGAGATCGCCGCGCGCGGACGGTTCGAGGGCGTCGGGATGGAGTTCGCCTATCTCGAGGGCGGGCCGATCGGCTCGCACATCGAATTGCTGCGGTTGTCGCCGGAGATGAAGGCGCTGTTCGACCACTTGATTCCGGAAGGCTTCACCAACCCATGGCAGTAGGCGGTGATCTCCTGGGCGGCCTCGGCAACTGCCGGGGCGGCTCGGGTCCGCTTGCGGCCTTTTCCTCTCCCGTTCCGGTCACGGCCCGCTGCGGCGGGTACCGGCGCCGGGACCCGCGCGGCGCGCTGGACGCGCCAGGAAGGCGAGCATCATGCGTTTCACCTACGCCGAGACGATGACCGATCCGTCGTATTACCTCGCTCTCGCCAAAGCCGCCGAGGAGGCGGGCTACACCTCCATGGCCGTGGCCGACAGCGTGGCGTATCCGAAGGAATCCGACGCGAAGTACCCCTACACCCCCGACGGCAGCCGTGAATTCCTGGAGGACAAGCCGTTCGTGGAGGCGTTCGTGCTCAGCGCGGCGATGGCGGCGGTGACCACCACGTTGCGTTTCACGCCGTTCGTGCTGAAGCTGCCGATCCGGCCGCCCGTGCTGGTGGCCAAGCAGGCCGCCTCGGTGGCCGCGCTGAGCGGCAACCGGTTCGGGCTCGGCGTCGGCATCAGCCCGTGGCCGGACGACTTCGAGATCATGGGGGTGCCGTTCGACAAGCGCGGCGCGCGGATGGACGAGTGCATCGATATCGTGCGCGGGCTCTCGGCGGGCGGCTACTTCGAATACCACGGGCAGTTCTACGACATTCCGCCGATCAAGATCAGCCCGGTGCCGACCGAGCCGGTGCCGATCCTGGTCGGCGGGCACAGCAAACCCGCGTTGCGGCGGGCCGCGCAGCGTGGTGACGGGTGGATGCACGCGGGTGGCGACGGCGCCGAACTGGACCGGCTGCTGGCCGAACTGGACGCGCTGCGCGCGGAGTACGGCACCCGCAAGGATTTCGAGGTGCACGTCATCTCGCTGGACGGTTTCACCGTCGACGGCATCAAACGACTCGAGGACAAAGGGGTCACCGACGTGATCGTCGGCTTCCGGCTGCCTTACACCACCGAGCAGGACACCGAGCCGCTGGAGACGAAGATCGCCAACCTGTCGCGCTTCGCCGAGAAGGTCATCGCACGCGTCAACCGGTGAGGCCGGCCGCGGGTCACGACGCGAGCGCCGCGGCGGCCGCCGCGAGGGTCTGCGCCCGGTAACCGGCGCCGAACAGCACGACGTGCACCAGCAGCGGATGCAACTGATGCAGCGGCGTGCGGGCGCGCCACCCGTCGGCGAGCGGGCGGGTCTCGTGGTAGGCGGCCTGGATGCGGTCCAGGTGCGCGGCGCCGAAAAGGGCGAGCATGGCCAGGTCGGTCTCGCGGTGACCTGCGTGCGCGGCCGGGTCGACGAGCATGGCCCGTTCCGGGGTCCACAGGATGTTGCCCGACCACAGGTCGCCGTGGAGGCGGGCCGGTGGTTCGGGCGGCCCCGCCAGCTCGTCGATGCGGTCGATGACGCGCTCGATCAGGCGGGTTCCCTCGGCGCCGAGCGCACCGGCCGCCCGGGACAGGTAGGGCGCGAGGCGATGTTCGGCGTACCACCGCGACCATGGTCCGTCCGTCGGGGTGTTCGGCAGCGGCAGGCTCGCGATCCAGCCTTCCCACGGCGCCCCGAACTGCTCGGATCCGCCGGCGTGCAGCGCGGCCAGTTCCCGGCCCAGCCGCTCGGCGGCCGTGGGCGTGGGGCCGGTCTCCCGCAGCCATGGCAGCACCAGCATCCGCTCGTCGGCCGCCAGCACCTCCGGCAGTAAGGCGCCGTCGCCTGCCGGGCCCGGCGCGGCGCTGCGCAGCCAGGTCAGTCCCGCCGCTTCGGCCGCGAAGACGGGCGTCGGGCCGTCCGAGGCCTTCACGAAGACGATCCGGCCGTCGGTCAGTTCGGCGCGGTGCAGCGTCCAGGCATGGCTGGCGCCGAGATCGGTGACGGTGCGAATCGGCGCCGCCAGCAGGGCCGACAGGTGGGCGGCGCGGCTCACCGGACGCCCGCGGTGAGCCGTTTCATGGTGTCCTCGTCGGCGGGGAAGAACGATTCGATGGCCAGTTCGGCGACGGTGACGTTCATCGGGGTGCCGAACACCGTCGTGACACTGAGGAACGACAACTCGTCGCCGTCGTGGTCGATCCGCAGGGGAACCACCGCCTGGTCGGGTTCGGGGACGGCGAGTTCCACTTCGCCGCCGGGGTAGGACCGCAGTTCCTCGAGCAGGTCGGCCAGGTCCCGGGATCCGGTGACCTCGGCCTGGCGCGCCAGACGGGCGAAGATGTGGCCGCGCCATTCGGCGAGGTTGCGGATGCGCCCGGCCATGCCGTCGGGGTGCAGGCTCAGCCGCAGGGCGTTCACCGGCGGTTGCGTCAATGCCGGATCGATGCCGGCGATGAGGACGGCCACGCCGCTGTTGGCGTCGATCATCGTCCAGTTCTGGTCGATGGCCAGCGCGGGGTAGGGCTCGTGGCCGGCCAGGATCTGGCGCATCGCGCCGCGGACGGCGTCCATGGCCGGGGTGTCCAGGCCGGGCTGTGCGTAGGCCGGGGCGTAGCCCGCGGCCAGCAGGACGCGGTTGCGTTCGCGCAACGGGATCTCCAGATGCTCGGACAGATGCACGATCATCGTCCGGCTGGGGGTAGCGCGTCCGGTCTCGATGAAGCTGAGGTGCCGCGCCGAGGTGTCGGCTCGTCCGGCCAGCTCCAGCTGGCTCAGCCTGCGTTCCAGGCGCCAATGTCGCAGCAGGTCACCTGCCGTCGGGGTACTCACGCCCCGATCCTACGAACGGCCGCCCGGCGTGGCCATTACCTCGCGGGTAATCGACAGCGCTACCCGGCGGCGCCGTTCTCGACCACGCCGGGCAGGACGCGCGTCACCGGCCGGAATGCTGTTCCGGCCGGATCCACTGTGCGATCAGGCCATCTCGGGGACGCGCAGGTGCGCGAAGGCCAGATCGAACTCCCCCACCTCCAGGACGTTGGCCCCAACCCGCTGGGTCGCCGTCGCCCTGATCCGATTGGTCTGCTCGCGGCTGCCGTCCATCGCCTCCCGGTTCTCCCACACCGTCGCGCCGACGGCTCGGCCGCTGTCCCGGTCGATGAACAGGCTGGCGCTGCAGAACCCGTCGAGCATCTCCGTCTGCGGCAGCACTTCGTTCTTGAATGTGTCGGCCAGCCGATCGAGCTGGCCCGGATCCACCTGAACCCACGTGCACCGGGTGCAGGAGCCGTCGCCGGCCGGATGGTCGCGGTGCATCACCGCGATCTCCCACTCCTCCACCCGCTCGGCCCGCCCGCCGAGCCGCCGGGCCATGCCCTCGCGCAGTGGCTGGACGCGCCCTCTGCTGGCGTGCAGAGCCTCCTCGGTCTCCCACGAGGTCGTGGCGATGCAGCGTCCCGTCGACCGGTCGGCCATCAGGGACAAACCGACCCACCCCTGGATCTCGGGCAGATTCGGCATCAATTCATCGCGCAGATACGCGAGCCCGTCGTCGATCGATGACGGCTGGGCCGCGATGGTGCTGGAACGTGCGTACACGGGCCACCTCCCGCCCTGTCAGGGTGGCGCCCCGGTGGCGCCACCGGACATACTCACCTTCCTCCAGCCCGCGTCCGCACGCAATGCCCGCCTGCACCCGCGGATCGCCTGCCCGAGCCTGCCGTACCCTGGGGCGATGACCGACCCGGTGCCGCTCGAGGATTCCGAGTCGCTGCGGCTGGCGCGCCTGTTCCTCGATGCCACAGTGGATCTCGTGATCGACCGGCCCTACGGAAGCCATCACCCCCGGTGCGGATTCCGCTACCTCGCCAACTACGGCTACGTCCCGCTCACCCGCGCCCCCGATGGGCAGGAACTCGACGCGTACTTCCTCGGACCGGCCGAACCGATGGTCTTCGCACGGGGACGCTGCGTCGGGATCATCCACCGGTTCTACGACGATGACGACAAGCTTCTGATCGTCCCGAGCGCAGATCCGGTCCTGGACGACGCGGCGATCCATCAGGCCGTCGCGTTCCAGGAGACCCCAGGTCACTACGTCCTCGTACGGAGCTGACCGGTGCCGATTGGGCGCGCGGATACCGGGTAGGTCCCGGGCATGGAACTGTTGGTGATTCTCGGACTCGCGGTGCTCGTCGGCGCGGTGATCCTCTATCAAAAGAGGTCCGGCAAACGGCCCGGCGCACCCGAGGTACCCGGCAACGACGGCGAGTAGGGAGCGGCTATGAGCGCGATGGATCCCGATCCCGCGAAAACACCCGATCTGGAACCCGGCGGCGGAGTGCCGCCGGGCGCCACGCCCCCGGACACGCCGCAGACCTCCGGGCTGTCGGCGCCGGAGCCCAGCACCAGACACCACTTCCCCGTCACCGGGGTCGTGGCGATGCTCATCGGGGCGGTGGTGATCCTGCTCTTCGTCGCCGCGGCGGTCGGCATCGTGGTGTCGATGCTGTGACCGGTGCCCCGACGGTCGGCCGCTCGGACGTGCGGCCGACCGTGGGTCAGCGTGCGCGCACTCTCACAGGATCGGCCTGCCCCCGGTGACCGCGATGCGGGCGCCGGAGACGTAGCTGCCGTCGTCGGAGGCCAGCATGACGTAGGTGGGGGCCAGTTCGGCCGGCTGACCGGCACGACCCAGCGGGGTATCGTCGCCGAATTTCGCGACCTTCTCCACCGGCATCGTGGCCGGGATCAACGGGGTCCAGATCGGGCCCGGCGCGACGCTGTTGACCCGGATCCCGCGTTCGCCCAGCAGCTGCGCGAGGCTGGCGGAGAAATTCGCGATGGCGGCTTTGGTCGCCGCGTACGGAGCCAGGGTGGGTGAGGGCATGTCGGAGTTGACCGAGGAGCTGCCGATGATCGACGAGCCGGGGGGCATGTGCGGCAGCGCCGCCTTCACCAGATAGAAGTAGGCGTTGATGTTCAGTTTGACGGTGTGCTCGAATTCCTCGTCGCTGATCTCCTCGAGCGTCTCGTGCGTCATCTGGAACGCCGCGTTGCTCACCAGGACGTCGATCTTCCCGAATTCGCGCACCGCACGGTCGATGACGGCGCGGCAGTGCGCGGCCTCGGACAGGTCGCCGGGCACGAGCACGGCTTTGCGTCCGGCCTGCGTCACCAGGTCGGCGACCTGTTTGGCGTCCTCGTCCTCGTCGAGGTAGGAGATGAGCACATCCGCGCCCTCGCGCGCGTAGGCGATCGCCACCGCCCGTCCGATGCCGCTGTCGGCGCCGGTGATGACGGCGGCTTTGCCGGTCAACTTCCCGGAGCCGCGGTAGCTGTCCTCACCGCAGTCCGGGACCGGGGTCATCCTGGCCTGGATACCAGGGACGTCTTGCTGCTGTTCGGGAAAACCCATGTCGTCTCTTCCTCCTGTGCACTTCGGCGCTACGGGTGATCACGTGTCCTGCTGCTGCCGCCAGTCGCGCACCGCGTCGCGCGTGCGGTCGAACAGCGCCAACGGCGGGCCGGCCAGCAGGTTCGCCGGCGCGGACTCCCCCGCGTGCGGATGCGGGCGGGTGGGCGCCACCGCCTCGGCGGCCCGCACCGATCCGGCCATCCGCTTCAGTTGGCTGCTGGAGAACTGCGCGCGCAGCAGCGGGAACTCCTCGGCTTCCTCGTGCGTGGCGTGCTCGTCGACCGCGGCGGCGAACCGGGCCAGCCGGGCATCGAACTCCGGATGGTCCACACCGAGGTGGTAGAGGTCGGCCAGCGCGCGTTTGGCCGCGTTCTCCTCCGCCAACCGCGGTTGCACGATGTCGGCGTCGGCGCCGAAACGGGCTCGCCCGGCCACCGGGTGCACGACCTCCTCCTCGGCGCTCTCGTGCACGGCCAGCAACCGCACCAGGTCGGTGAACAGATCCTGTTTCGCGTCGGGACCCGCCTGTAGTCGCGCCAGCAGCTCGCGGATCTTCGCGTGCTGGGCGGTGAGCAGGTCGACGACATCCTGGTCGGTCATCGCAACACTCATTTCTGTCGCTACGGAATGAATTCCTGGACTTTGGCTTTCGCGCCCTGCGCGACCAGGTGCCAGGCGTCGGGGTCGCCGCGCAGCACGGCTTCGGCGGTGTCCTTCATCTGATCCCAGGTCGCGTGCGGCGGGATGGGCGGCACGTCGGGGTCGCAGTGCACGTCGAGCACGACCGGGCCGTCGGCGTGCAGGGCGCTGTCCCAGGCCGGGCCCAGCTCCTCGGGGGTCCGCACGGTGATGCCGGTCAGGCCGGCGCTGTGGGCGACCTCGGCGTAGGAGACGTCGGGAAGCGTTTGCGACTGCTCGAATTTCGGCGCGCCGCCCATGGCCCGCAGCTCCCAGGTGACCTGGTTGAGGTCGTTGTTGTGGAAGACGCAGACGACCAGGCGCTGGTCGCGCCAGCGGGGGCGGTAGCGGGCGATGGTCAGCAGTTCGGCCATGCCGTTCATCTGCATGGCGCCGTCGCCGACCAGCGCGATCACGGGCCGGTCGGGGTGGGCGAACTTGGCGCCGATGGCGTAGGGCACGCCGGGGCCCATGGTGGCCAAGGTGCCCGACAGCGATCCGCGCATCCGGCCGCGAAAGCGCAGGCAGCGGGCGTACCAGTTGGTCGAGGACCCGGAATCCGCGGTGACGATGGCATCCTCGGGAATGCGTTCGGACAGCTCCCACACCACCCGCATCGGGTTGACCGGTTCGGCGTCCAGCAGGGATTGGCGTTCGACGGTCTGCCACCAGCGGGCGACGTTCTTCTCGACCCGCTCCCGCCAGCTGCGGTCGCCCTTGCGCCGCACCAGCGGAATCAGCTCCGCCAGCGTCGATTTCGCGTCGCCGACCAGGTTCACCTCGGTGGGGTACCGCATGCCGATCATGGCGCCGTCGAGGTCGATCTGCACCGCGCGCGCCTGCCCCGGTTCGGGCAGGAACTGGCTGTAGGGGAAATTCGATCCGACGATCAGCAGCGTGTCGCAGTCGCGCATGAGCTCGTAACTGGGCCTGCTGCCGAGCAATCCGATCGCGCCCGTGACGAAAGGCAGGTCGTCGGGCAGCACGTCCTTGCCCAGCAGCGCCTTCGCCACGCCCGCGCCGGTGCGCTCGGCGAGCTCGATGACCTCCTCGGCGGCCGCGCGGGCGCCCTGACCGACGAGGATGGCGACCTTCGATCCGGCCTCGAGCACCTCCGCCGCGCGCCGGATGTCCTCGTGCGCGGGCACCACGCGTGTCGAGAGCGATCCCGGTGGGCTCGACGGCACCTGCTTGAAGGCGTGCTGCGGTGGATGGTATTGCTCTTCTTGCAGATCCGACGGGATGATCACCGCGGTCGGGGCCCGGCGCGCGGCCGCGATCCGGAAGGCGCGATCCAGCGCGTTGGGCAGCTGGCTGGCCACGTTCACCTCGACCAGATAGTCCGACGCCACGTCCTTGAACAGACTCTGCAGATCCACTTCCTGCTGATAGCTGCCGCCCATGGCGCTGCGGGCGGTCTGCCCGACGATCGCCACCACCGGGACGTGATCGAGCTTCGCGTCGTACAGCCCGTTGAGCAGGTGAATCGCCCCGGGCCCCGAGGTCGCGGTGCACACGCCCACCTTGCCGCTGAATTTGGCGTATCCGGTGGCCTGGAACGCCGACATCTCCTCGTGGCGGGCTTGGATGAACGCCGGCGTGTCCTCGGCGCGGCCGAAAGCGGCGATCAGGCCGTTGATCCCGTCGCCGGGATAACCGAAGACCTGCTCGACGCCCCACTCCCGCAGACGCTGCACGACGTAGTCACCGACCTGTTGAGCCATAGGGTTCCTCCTGTCCGTGTGCCGGTGGCAGGGTCCGTCGACGGGCGGG
Above is a genomic segment from Nocardia sputorum containing:
- a CDS encoding VOC family protein, with the protein product MIACGPIFQLCWVVADLAAACQAFTTRYGVGEWFTIPEVHFGPDAAELRGAPAEYTIAVALGYAGGQQLELIEPRGGVSLYAEHLDRLGPGLHHAAWVPDDYDAALAEAAAAGIEIAARGRFEGVGMEFAYLEGGPIGSHIELLRLSPEMKALFDHLIPEGFTNPWQ
- a CDS encoding inorganic diphosphatase, with the protein product MTDPVPLEDSESLRLARLFLDATVDLVIDRPYGSHHPRCGFRYLANYGYVPLTRAPDGQELDAYFLGPAEPMVFARGRCVGIIHRFYDDDDKLLIVPSADPVLDDAAIHQAVAFQETPGHYVLVRS
- a CDS encoding antibiotic biosynthesis monooxygenase, whose amino-acid sequence is MYARSSTIAAQPSSIDDGLAYLRDELMPNLPEIQGWVGLSLMADRSTGRCIATTSWETEEALHASRGRVQPLREGMARRLGGRAERVEEWEIAVMHRDHPAGDGSCTRCTWVQVDPGQLDRLADTFKNEVLPQTEMLDGFCSASLFIDRDSGRAVGATVWENREAMDGSREQTNRIRATATQRVGANVLEVGEFDLAFAHLRVPEMA
- a CDS encoding fructosamine kinase family protein encodes the protein MSRAAHLSALLAAPIRTVTDLGASHAWTLHRAELTDGRIVFVKASDGPTPVFAAEAAGLTWLRSAAPGPAGDGALLPEVLAADERMLVLPWLRETGPTPTAAERLGRELAALHAGGSEQFGAPWEGWIASLPLPNTPTDGPWSRWYAEHRLAPYLSRAAGALGAEGTRLIERVIDRIDELAGPPEPPARLHGDLWSGNILWTPERAMLVDPAAHAGHRETDLAMLALFGAAHLDRIQAAYHETRPLADGWRARTPLHQLHPLLVHVVLFGAGYRAQTLAAAAAALAS
- a CDS encoding TIGR03619 family F420-dependent LLM class oxidoreductase; its protein translation is MRFTYAETMTDPSYYLALAKAAEEAGYTSMAVADSVAYPKESDAKYPYTPDGSREFLEDKPFVEAFVLSAAMAAVTTTLRFTPFVLKLPIRPPVLVAKQAASVAALSGNRFGLGVGISPWPDDFEIMGVPFDKRGARMDECIDIVRGLSAGGYFEYHGQFYDIPPIKISPVPTEPVPILVGGHSKPALRRAAQRGDGWMHAGGDGAELDRLLAELDALRAEYGTRKDFEVHVISLDGFTVDGIKRLEDKGVTDVIVGFRLPYTTEQDTEPLETKIANLSRFAEKVIARVNR
- a CDS encoding hemerythrin domain-containing protein, encoding MTDQDVVDLLTAQHAKIRELLARLQAGPDAKQDLFTDLVRLLAVHESAEEEVVHPVAGRARFGADADIVQPRLAEENAAKRALADLYHLGVDHPEFDARLARFAAAVDEHATHEEAEEFPLLRAQFSSSQLKRMAGSVRAAEAVAPTRPHPHAGESAPANLLAGPPLALFDRTRDAVRDWRQQQDT
- a CDS encoding SDR family oxidoreductase, with the protein product MGFPEQQQDVPGIQARMTPVPDCGEDSYRGSGKLTGKAAVITGADSGIGRAVAIAYAREGADVLISYLDEDEDAKQVADLVTQAGRKAVLVPGDLSEAAHCRAVIDRAVREFGKIDVLVSNAAFQMTHETLEEISDEEFEHTVKLNINAYFYLVKAALPHMPPGSSIIGSSSVNSDMPSPTLAPYAATKAAIANFSASLAQLLGERGIRVNSVAPGPIWTPLIPATMPVEKVAKFGDDTPLGRAGQPAELAPTYVMLASDDGSYVSGARIAVTGGRPIL
- a CDS encoding thiamine pyrophosphate-requiring protein, with protein sequence MAQQVGDYVVQRLREWGVEQVFGYPGDGINGLIAAFGRAEDTPAFIQARHEEMSAFQATGYAKFSGKVGVCTATSGPGAIHLLNGLYDAKLDHVPVVAIVGQTARSAMGGSYQQEVDLQSLFKDVASDYLVEVNVASQLPNALDRAFRIAAARRAPTAVIIPSDLQEEQYHPPQHAFKQVPSSPPGSLSTRVVPAHEDIRRAAEVLEAGSKVAILVGQGARAAAEEVIELAERTGAGVAKALLGKDVLPDDLPFVTGAIGLLGSRPSYELMRDCDTLLIVGSNFPYSQFLPEPGQARAVQIDLDGAMIGMRYPTEVNLVGDAKSTLAELIPLVRRKGDRSWRERVEKNVARWWQTVERQSLLDAEPVNPMRVVWELSERIPEDAIVTADSGSSTNWYARCLRFRGRMRGSLSGTLATMGPGVPYAIGAKFAHPDRPVIALVGDGAMQMNGMAELLTIARYRPRWRDQRLVVCVFHNNDLNQVTWELRAMGGAPKFEQSQTLPDVSYAEVAHSAGLTGITVRTPEELGPAWDSALHADGPVVLDVHCDPDVPPIPPHATWDQMKDTAEAVLRGDPDAWHLVAQGAKAKVQEFIP
- a CDS encoding DUF6480 family protein, producing MSAMDPDPAKTPDLEPGGGVPPGATPPDTPQTSGLSAPEPSTRHHFPVTGVVAMLIGAVVILLFVAAAVGIVVSML
- a CDS encoding helix-turn-helix domain-containing protein, yielding MSTPTAGDLLRHWRLERRLSQLELAGRADTSARHLSFIETGRATPSRTMIVHLSEHLEIPLRERNRVLLAAGYAPAYAQPGLDTPAMDAVRGAMRQILAGHEPYPALAIDQNWTMIDANSGVAVLIAGIDPALTQPPVNALRLSLHPDGMAGRIRNLAEWRGHIFARLARQAEVTGSRDLADLLEELRSYPGGEVELAVPEPDQAVVPLRIDHDGDELSFLSVTTVFGTPMNVTVAELAIESFFPADEDTMKRLTAGVR